The following nucleotide sequence is from Thioalbus denitrificans.
GAGTCGGAGCAGCGCTACCTGAAGCATGAGCCCCTCGGCAAGGTGGACGGTGTGCCCGTGGCCGTCAAGGATGTCTTCCTCACTCCCATGTGGCCGACCTTGAAGGGATCGCGCATCGTCAGGCCCGAGAGCACCCTGAACAAGTCCTCGGCGGCCGTCTCCGCCCTGAGCCGCAACGGCTACGTCCCGCTCGGCAAGACCACCACGCCCGAGTTCGGCTGGAAGGGTGTCACGGACAGCCTCCTCTGCGGGCCGACCAACAACGCCTGGAACCCGGCCATGACCTCGGGCGGCTCCAGCGGCGGCAGCGCATCCGCCGTCGCCCTGGGCATGGGTCCGCTCGCACTGGGCACCGATGCCGGCGGCTCCATCAGAATCCCGGCCGGGTTCAGCGGCATTGTCGGATTCAAGCCCACCTTCGGCGAGGTGCCGCACTGGCCGGGCAGCCCCTTCGGCACCCTCGCCCACGCCGGGCCGATGACCTGGACCGTCGAGGACTGCGCCCTGATGATGGACGTGATGACCGAGCCCGATTCGAGGGACAGCTTCGCCGCGCCGCGGTCGAATTTCGGTTATCTCGCCGACCTCGACCGGGACATCAAGGGCCTGCGCATCGCCTTCAGCCCGGACCTGGGCTATGTCGACGTGGATGCCGAGATCCAGGAATCGGTCCGGAAGGCCGTTGCCGTGCTCGAGGCGCTCGGCGCCCATATCAGCCATGTGGACCCCGGTTTCAGCGATCCCCTCGCCGCCTTCGGGCACCTGTTCTACAGTGGCGCGGCCAACGCCCTGCGGGATCTCGGGCCCCGTCAGCGGGAGCAGATGGATCCCAGCCTGATCGAGGTCGCCGACAAGGCCGGCAAGCTCAAGATGCTCGATTACCTGGACGCCATGAACAAGCGCCTGGCGCTCAGCGAGCGCATGGCGGTCTTTCACGACAAGTACGATCTGCTCGTCACCCCGACCCTGCCCATCACCGCGTTCCAGACCAACCGGGAGGTCCCGCCCGACTGGCACAGCACCCGCTGGCCGAGCTGGACGCCCTTTACCTACCCCTTCAACATGACCGGTCAGCCGGCTCTCTCGGTTCCCTGCGGTTTCTCCAGCGCCGGCCTGCCCATCGGGCTGCAGATCATCGGCGGGCGTTTCGCCGACAAGCTCGTGCTGCAGGCGGGCCAGGCCTACCAGAAGGCGGCGCCGCTGACCGACCGGAGGCCGGCGCTGTTCGCGGCCGGGGGGGCCGCCGGATGACCGAGTCACTGGACCACGACTTCTACGAATCCGAGGATCCGATCTGGAATCCCGCCCTGCTGGCCATCCCCGTGCCGGGCATTCGCCGCATGGTGAACATGGCGGCGGAGATGGATGACGTGATCCACCTCTCCATCGGCCAGCCGGACATGCCGGCGCCGGACAATATCATCGAGGCCACGGTGGACGCGCTGCGGGCGGGCCAGACCGGCTACACCATGGACGCCGGCCTGCCCGAGCTGCTGGATGCGCTGGCCGATTACTACGGAAAGCGCTACAAGCGCTCACTCAGCCCGGAAAACGTCATCGTCACCACGGGCGCCACCGAGGCGATCTACCTGGCGCTGACAGCCACCTCCGCGCCCGGGCGTGAATTCATCGTCCCCGATCCGGCGTTCATGCTCTACGCGCCCCTGATTCGCATGAATGGCGGCGTGGTGCGGGCGATACCCACCCGGCCCGAGAACAATCACCAGCTGGATCCCCAGGAGGTGATCGACGCCATCCGGATGGACACCTACGCCATCGTCCTCAATTCGCCGAGCAATCCCACCGGTACGGTCTATCCGCGGGAGACCATCGAGGCGATTGTCGAGGAGGCGGCCTACCGGGGTGTCTATGTCATCAGCGACGAGGTCTATGACCACCTGCTCTATGACGGCAAGACCTATCCCAGCGTCTTGAACTGCTGCAGCGATCTCGACCACGTGATGGTGATCAGCAGCTTCTCCAAGACCTACAGCATGCCGGGCATGCGCATCGGCTGGCTGATTGCCAGCCAGGGCGCGATCAAGAAGCTGCGCCGCTACCACATGTTCACCACCACGGTCGCCAACACCCCATGTCAGTGGGCTGGCGTCGAGGCCCTGCGCGGCGATCACCGCTTCGTGGACGACATGGTGCAGGAATACACCCGCCGCAGAAATCGTCTGATCGAGCTGATCGATGAAACGCCCCACCTCACCGGCTACAAGCCGGATGGGGCCTTCTACGTGTTCCCGTCGCTGCCCGAAGGGGTCAATGGCGGCAATGTCGCCCTGCGCCTGTTGCGGGAGACCGGCGTGTGCACAATCCCCGGCGAGACCTTCGGAAACTCTTCAGCCAATGCATTGCGCAT
It contains:
- a CDS encoding amidase, with the protein product MSEEILRMTAIELLSHYRTGALSPVDAARAMLDQIERLNPVVNAYCLVDPETTLSHARESEQRYLKHEPLGKVDGVPVAVKDVFLTPMWPTLKGSRIVRPESTLNKSSAAVSALSRNGYVPLGKTTTPEFGWKGVTDSLLCGPTNNAWNPAMTSGGSSGGSASAVALGMGPLALGTDAGGSIRIPAGFSGIVGFKPTFGEVPHWPGSPFGTLAHAGPMTWTVEDCALMMDVMTEPDSRDSFAAPRSNFGYLADLDRDIKGLRIAFSPDLGYVDVDAEIQESVRKAVAVLEALGAHISHVDPGFSDPLAAFGHLFYSGAANALRDLGPRQREQMDPSLIEVADKAGKLKMLDYLDAMNKRLALSERMAVFHDKYDLLVTPTLPITAFQTNREVPPDWHSTRWPSWTPFTYPFNMTGQPALSVPCGFSSAGLPIGLQIIGGRFADKLVLQAGQAYQKAAPLTDRRPALFAAGGAAG
- a CDS encoding pyridoxal phosphate-dependent aminotransferase, which translates into the protein MTESLDHDFYESEDPIWNPALLAIPVPGIRRMVNMAAEMDDVIHLSIGQPDMPAPDNIIEATVDALRAGQTGYTMDAGLPELLDALADYYGKRYKRSLSPENVIVTTGATEAIYLALTATSAPGREFIVPDPAFMLYAPLIRMNGGVVRAIPTRPENNHQLDPQEVIDAIRMDTYAIVLNSPSNPTGTVYPRETIEAIVEEAAYRGVYVISDEVYDHLLYDGKTYPSVLNCCSDLDHVMVISSFSKTYSMPGMRIGWLIASQGAIKKLRRYHMFTTTVANTPCQWAGVEALRGDHRFVDDMVQEYTRRRNRLIELIDETPHLTGYKPDGAFYVFPSLPEGVNGGNVALRLLRETGVCTIPGETFGNSSANALRISYSTSMDNIERAFERMIPWFSKQDFS